GTGGTAGGCGGTTGTCATGGCCGCCTCGTTCTCGGTCGCGACGAACAGGTTGTTGATCCGGATGAGGAAGTCGTATCCGGAAGTGCCCGCCACGGGCCAGGCACGGGGCACCTCCTCGTCGGTTTGGAGGATCTTTTCAACGACGGTGTAGACGCCGCCGGTCCTTTCCCTGAGTCGAACGGTGTAGCCCTCGGGATCTCGCAATCCGTCCACGTGGTCCACTCTCAACCCATCCAGCGTTCCGTCTTCGACGAGTTGGATGATCAGCCTGTGCGTGTCGGCGAACACGTCCGGATCGTCGACCCGGACGCCTATCAGAGATTCGATATTGAAGAACCGCCGGTAGTCGATCTCTTCGCTCGCGATCCGCCAGTAAGCGACCCGGTAGTTCTGCCGGCGCAGCAGCTCGTCAAGGCGGTCGGGGTCGGAGTTCACCTCCCGGACCTCATCCTCCACCGCTCGCGCCACTCCGGTGTCGCGCTCGCAAAGCTCAGACAGTTGCCGGGCGAGTTCGATCTTCCGATCGTGACGCTCTTGGACACCTGCGCGGTCGGTAACCCGGGCGGGGGGCAGCGACCTCACGCCCTCCGAGATGTCCGCCAACTTGGCGGACCCCGATAACCGAGCCGCTCGACCGAGGACCTCGTCGACCGTCTTGGGTGAGACCGGCAGCTCGTGTTCGAAGTAGCGCACGACGAACGTTCCACCGGTGCGGACGATCGTGAGCTCGCCTTTCTCCAGCGCCCGACCGTACTGGTCGCCCAGTATCGGCACGAGAACTGTGTAGGACGAGCGCTCGTCGGCGGCTTCCCAGTCGATGTCGAAGTAGCGGGCGTAGGGGCTCGACGGGCCGTTCTCGAGAACGTCCCACCACCATCGGTTCGACTTTGCGTCTGCGGCCATGTGGTTAGGGACGATGTCGAGCACCTGTCCCAGGCCGGCTTGCCTCAAAGCCCCGACCAAAGAGGCGTGGGCCGCCGCTCCTCCGAGCTCCTCGTTGAACCGGTGAGGGTCCGCCACGTCATACCCGTGGGTGCTTCCCGGAACCGCCTGGAAATAGGGAGAGCAGTACAGGTGCGAAACTCCCAGTGAGGACAGGTACTCCGCGATCCGAGCAGCGTCCTCAAAGGTGAAGCCCTTGTTCAGCTGTACCCGGTAGGTCGAGCTCGGGACCACCGCTGAAGTCTTACCCGCGCCGCAGCTGTAATACTGCGGTCGTGGGCAGGTCGATCGATCTGAACGCGGATCTCGGGGAGGGCTACCCGACGGACGAGGCCGTGCTGGACGTTGTCAGCAGCGCCTCCATCGCCTGCGGCTTTCACGCAGGCACTCCGCTCGAGATGTTGAACACCGCCCGATCGGCTGCGTCGAGGGGGGTTGCGCTTGGGGCACATCCGTCGTACTTCGACCGGGAGGGTTTCGGCCGCCGCGACATGGACGTCCCTCCCGACCAGCTGCTGGCGATCCTGGCGTACCAGATTGGCGCGATGAGTTCTATCGCGGCGGCGGCCGGGAGCGCGTTGACGTTCGTGAAGCCTCACGGCGGGTTGTACAACCGCGCCGCCGTTGATCCCTCCACCGCCGAGTCAGTCGTCGACGCGGTTCGTCTCGCCGGAAGAGGGAGCCTCGCGCTCTTGTGCCCGGGAGGGTCCACGTTGGCGCAGAAGGCGGAGTCGGAGGGCCTGCCCTTCTTCCTGGAATCGTTCGCTGACCGCGCATACCGGCCTGACGGAACATTGCTCAGCCGTTCGGAACCCGGATCGGTGTTGACTGACCCAGATCTGGTCGCCGAGCGAGCGGTGAGGATCGCAACGGAAGGCGCGGTGACCGCTTGCGACGGTACGGTCCTCCCGATGAAGAGCGACTCCATTTGCGTGCATGGCGACACTCCGGGCGCGCCGACGCTTGCACGCACGATCCGCATGGCACTCGAACAGGCCGGAGTCGCGGTCAGGTCCTTCACGGCGAGCTGATCAAGAACGCATATGGAAATCGAGGCTGTCGGCGATCGCGCTCTCCTCGTGTACGTCGGACACCTGGATGCAGTTCACCGTCTTTGGCGCCTCCTGCGGGCCAATCCCCCGCCCGGAACCGAGGAGATAGTCGCAGGCGCAGAGACGGTCCTTGTAATTATGCGAGGAGCCTCGGACGTGAGTGCGGCGGTGGCGCCGATCACTTCTACTCCAGCAGCCGCGAACGAGACGCTGAAACCGAACCGCTTCGAGATTCCCGTGGCGTACGGAGGGTTCGACACAGGCGACGTAAGCGCCATCGGCCATCTCACATCCGAGGACGTTGCGCGAAGGCACTCAGAAGTCGAGTACAAGGTCGCATTCCTGGGATTCTCCCCCGGCTTCGCTTATCTGGCGGGCGGTGACCCGGCGCTTCGGGTGCCGCGCCTGGCGACCCCGCGGACGTCGGTCCCGGCCGGGTCGGTCGCTCTGGCGTCGGAATTCACGGCGGTATACCCGCAGTCAACGCCCGGCGGGTGGCGCATCATCGGGCGAACTGACGTGAGCATGTTCGATCCCAGCTGTCCCGAGCCGGCACTTCTCTCACCCGGTGATCTTGTGAGGTTCCAGCCGGTCGACGAGGTAGGACCGCCGCCCGGCTGGCGTTCGCCCGCCCAGCCCTCTGAACGGGATCGCTACGTGCGCGTTCTCGAGGCAGGTCCACTTGCCACGATCCAGGACGACGGCCGGATCGGGTGGGCACACGTCGGGGTCCCTCGCGCCGGGGTTGCCGACCGACGCTCGGCCCGGCTTGCCAACCGGTTAGTGGGCAACGATCCCTCGGCCCCGCTTCTGGAAGCGACGCTCTCCGGTCCGAACCTCCGCATGGGATGCGATCGTGCGGTGGCAGTGACCGGAGCCAGGGCCGTCGTAACCGTGGATGGAATGCCGGCCCGACTCGACACCGCGCTACAGCTGCGCTCGGGCAGCGAACTACGGATCGGGCGTTACGACGCCGGGGCGCGGATCTACGTTGCGTTTTCAGGCGGGATAGCGATGGATCCGGTCCTCGGCAGCGCATCGACCGACACGTTGTCCTGGCTGGGCCCGCCTCCGCTTCAGGACGGGGACCAATTGGCGTTGGGCGACGATCACGGCGCACGGCCCGTCGGGCCGTCGGGCGATCGCGAACCGACACCGGTGCCGCGTCCGGGCGAGGTCATCACCATCCCGGCCCGCAGGGGCCCGGGCGACAAGCGGGTCGGAGAGGCGGGACTCGAGGCGCTCGGGAACTCGGTGTTCGACGTGGCCGCCACGAGCGACCGGACCGGAGTTCGCCTCAGCGGACCGCTGGTCTCCGTCGACGTTCGCGACGAGCTGCCATCGCAAGGAATGCTGGCTGGGGCGGTTCAGCTACCACCCAACGGCTCGCCGATCGTGCTTCTGCGCAACCATCCGACAACCGGCGGTTATCCGGTCGCCGCCATCGTGACCGACGACGGAGTCGACCGGCTGGCGCAGTGCCGGCCCGGTGTACGGATCCGGTTCGCGCTCCAATGACCTCGCCCGGCTACCCGGACGGTCAGCTGCTGATATACCTCCGGGCGCCGGCGTACTGAGCCGAGAGGTAGGAGTTCCACAGCGGCACCAACTCCACCCGCCCGCCGGTCTGGGGCGCATCGAGCATCATGCCGGAGCCCGCATAGACCGCGACATGGTGAACCAACCCACCGGCGGCGAAGAAAACGAGATCCCCTGGTCGAAGGGCGTTCTTCGCAACGGGCGTCCCTTGCTGCGCCTGGTCGGCTGCGTCGCGCGCCAGCGTCACCCCGAACAGGCGGTAGACCGCGTAGGTCAGGCCGGAGCAGTCGTAGCCGTAAGCCGATGTGCCGGCCCAGAGATATGGCAATCCCAGAAACTGCTCGGCCTGTCTCAGGACGGGTACGCCGCCGGACGTCACCGGCCCGGTCGAAACATCGGACTTTGATACCTCGAGCAATCCCTCCGGGGTCGAAACCTCGAACGAGGTCGCCGACGAGCCGACCACCGGGAGCCGGGTGCCATAGGAAAGGCTCAGGTTCCCTGCCCGCGCGAAAGGAACCTTGATCGTGGCCGTCAGGCCGGATGTCGATGGCCGAGAGAATGTGATCTGGGCGGTGGGAACCCACCCCTCGATCCCGTGGGTGTACACGCTTCCGGTTTGGTCATTTACAAGAACGTGTGCCCAATCCCCTTCGACATCGAGAACGGTTAGGGGGTCGTCGAGCAGCGCCTGGGTCGCCATCCGCGGCCCCAGATCGAGCTTCTGGCTGTAGCTCATCGACGCGATCCACTTACCGACCGCCGGTGCGGCTTGAAGCAAGGGCGAGTCGACCGGTCTTACGAAGTCGGGGCGCTCCCATACGGTCAGCACGGGCACAGCAACCCAAGCCGGTTGCGGGATGCCCGCGGTCTCCGTCTCCGGAATTCGGTCGGCGCCCGGTCGCGTGGCCGTGCCATCGGGTTGGTTCGGCACGGAAGACCCGGGTGGTGCGACCGGACTCGGCTGGGCAATCGTGCTCGTTCGAACATCCGGGACCGCGGCGACGCCAACGCCGGCGCGCGCCAAGCCGTGCGGTGCGACAGCTGCACCGCACGCGGTGAGGGCAGTGAGCAGCACGCCCAAGAAACCGCCTATCGCCCCGCGCCCCCGCATTTGGTTGCCAACGGTACATGCTGGAAGGACTTTTCGCCGAGCAACAGAAATTGTTCACATCGTGGATCGGAGGGAGCATCCGAATACGACCAAACGGCGCAAGCCCCGGATTCGACCAGGTCTTTTCCTGGTCGCCGCTGCCGGGCTGCTCGGGCTCTTCGCAGGACCAGCGCTCGCTTCCAGCGGGGCTGCTTCGCCGTCCGCCCCTCCGCCACCTCAGGTTCCGGTTCCTCCGCCGGGGACCGGGGCGTTGAAAGGCTTCGCCACCGAGATCGGCCAGAACGACAACGGCATGCCCCCGGGGATCGTCAACGCACCGTGCACGCCGGCCGTTGCCCACCCGTATCCCGTGGTTCTGGTGCACGGCACGTTCGCCAACGAGAACCTGACCTGGCAAACGCTCGCTCCCCTGCTCTCCGACGCCGGCTACTGCGTCTTCGGGCTGAACTACGGGGCCAACTCGATGACGACTACCTATGGCGACCACTCGTACGGACTCGACTACATCGAGAACTCTGCCGGTGAGCTCAAGGGGTTCATATCCGACAAGGTGATTCCCGACACGTTCGAGCAGTCCGGAAACGCCGCCGGGTACCCAGCCGGATCCCATCCGCTCAAGGTCGACGTCGTCGGGCACTCTCAGGGAGGGATGATGCCCAGGTACCTGATCGACAGCACGTCGGACCAGCGTTATCCAGGACTCGGGGACGCTGCCCAGGTCCACACCCTCGTCGGCCTTGCCCCTTCGAACCACGGCAGCGCAGCGGAAGGACTCGTACCGATCTTCACCGGGCTTTTCGGGCCCGGCGTGTACAGCTTCCCGACCTCGTTGGGTTGCCCAGCGTGCTCTGAACAGGAAGCGGGGTCGGCGTTTCTCAATGCCCTGAACGGCTATTCGGACGCATCCGGCGTCAATTACTACGTCATAGAGACGTCCCACGACGAGGTCGTTACGCCCTACCAGTCGGCGTTTCTTCCGGCGACCGAGAACGTGGAGAACGTGACGTTACAAGCCCAGTGTCCGACCGATCTCACCGACCACGTCGGAGTCATCTACGATCCCGTCGCTCTTCAAGACGTCATGGCGGCCCTGTCGAACAACGGCTCAGCCGCAAGTGCTCTGCCCAGACCGACCTGCCCGGCTACCGTGCTACCGGTCCTGAGCGGCTAATTGGTGAGATTCCGTAGGATTTCACCAGGCGCAGGCCTGACTTAGAATATGCCAACCACCAACCCGAGCCTCGCGGCATTACCCCAGCTGGTCAGAATCCTCTCCCCGCTCGAGTCGATGGGTGATCGCGGTGAGCTGGCCAGATCGGTTGCTGAATGGATCCTCGAGACCGTCGCCCTGGGTTGCCGCATACACCTCCGGGAAGGTGACGCGAATCACCTTGTTGTCGACATGGGCGATCGGCCGTCGCTCGCTGACGAAGTCGTTGACCTGGCCGTCCAGTCCGGCACAACCCAAGTGGTGCCGGTGGGCGAAAAGACGTGGGTCGTACTGCCCCTGAGCAGTGGGGACAATGTCTTGGGCGCCCTGAGCATCGCCATCGACGGGCCTGCGGAGCGGGTCGAAGCCCGGCAGGTACGAGACCTCGGGCGGGTAGCAGCCGGGCTCGCGTCGGCGATTACGGAAGCAGCAGCGCACGAGCGGGCAACCCAGATCTCGCAGGCGCTTCAGAAATCTTTGCTTCCGACCGCCCTCGCCGTCGGCAGCTGGTTCGACCTGGCTGCTCGCTACGTAGCAGGCACTGCCGACCTGCGAATCGGCGGCGACTGGTACGACTCGAAGGCAATGACCGACGGGACGGTAGCCCTTGCAGTCGGCGACGTGGCCGGGCACGGGGTGGAAGCAGCTGCCCAGATGGGCGAGCTTCGGACCGCCATGGCGGCGCTGCGGCTCGTTCGCAGCGCCCCGGACGACCTGATCTCCGTCGTGCACACGTTGACAGCCGAGATGGGGTACTTCGCCACCGCCCTATGCGCGCGCCTTGATTCCACCGGGAATCTCCTCTGGGCGTCGGCGGGGCACCTCCCGCCGCTGGTGATCCACGACGACGGGCAGTCGGAGTTTCTCGACATGGAGCAGTCCCCGCCCCTCGGGGCCGGATATGTCAAGTCCGTGCCGATCAACCGGCACCGGCTGGACCTTGGCGACACAGTCCTGCTGTACACGGACGGGCTGGTCGAGAGACGCGACGTGCCTATCGACACGAGTCTGGAGATGCTCGTCGAGCGGATCGGAGGTCGGGACTGGTCGTCTACCGCCGAATTGATCGACGAGGTTGTCCGAAACCGGGACCAGGCCGAGACCACGGGTGACGACATCGCCGTGTTGGCTGCTCGCTGGCGAGATCACGAATATGCCACCCGGCAAAGCGCCGACGCTCGAGCGCTGACAGCCAGCGGCTGACCAGACGGGTGGCGCGCTCCGAATTCCGGACGATTTTTCCGATCTGTCCGCTTTCCCGAGGCCGTATCCTCCCAGATGTCCCCCCGGCTGCCGATCAACCGGGTGTGTTGAGAGCCAAGTCCCGTCCGGTCGCCGAAGACGCGACGCTCACCGACTCGAAGGGCCTCACACGCGAGGAGGACGACGAGCTGCGCAGGCTCAACTACTTCTTAGAGGTCGGCAGCCTGTCCGATTCCATGCTGGAGCGGATGGTCGAACTGAGGTTGCGCGACCGACGGAAATCCGTGAGACCACCTCGCGAGTTCGGAGAGGACGACTCGCCGCCCGACGCCGGCCACCGGCTCCGGTGGATCGATTAGGCCGCTAGAGCTCTGGGCTTGCCCGCTGAGCCATTCCCACGCATTCCCCTTCTAGCACGAGGAATTCGAGGCCCAGCTGGCGCGGACGGCCGAACCGATCGTCCCCGTACGGGAAAGGCTCCGTCCGGCCCGTCGGGTTGAACCCGAGCCTTCGGTACCAGGCGATCAGGTCGGTCCGCTGCTTGATTACCGCCATCTCGAGCCTTTCCGCTCCCCACGACGCGGCCAACCGGCAGGCCTCAGAAAGCAGCAAGCGCCCCACCCCTGCCCCTTGCAGTTCCGGCCTGACTGCGAACATGCCGAATCGCGCCCGGTCGGAGCGGACGTGCTCGAGGTGGCAGCAGCCGCACAGTGCCGCGTGCCGTTCGGCAAGGACTATGACGGATCCGGTTCTCCGGACCATGTCCCCCACCTGTTCTGCATCAGTGCGCTGCCCGTCGAGCAGATCCGCCTCGGTCGTCCATCCCGCCCTGCTCGAGTCGCCTCTGTAGGCAGACTCCACCAGGCGGACCACAGCATCGACGTCGTCAACCGACGCGAAACGAAAGGCGATCTCAGCGCCTGAATCAGGCATGGCTCCACCGTATTCGGAAGCGCGAAATCCCCGGCTGTCCCGGGTCGGACCTACTCAGGTGGCCGTAGGGATCTTCTCTGCCGGGGCACGGTCACCAGATCCACCCAGGATCTCCAGCAACTGGCTGCCGTCGATGGTCTCCTTCTCGAGAAGGAGCTGCACCACTTTGTCGAGTTCCTCGCGGTGCGCCGACAGCAGCGTCGTCGCCCGGTCCTGCGCATCCCTGAGCAGTCGGGCGACTTCTTCGTCGATGGCACGTTGGGTCGACTCGGCGTACGGGCGGGCGGTAAGGCCGCTCTCACCGAGATAACCGGGACCGTCCGACGAGTATCCGATGGGCCCCACCCGGTCGGACAGGCCCCACTCCCTGACCATTCGCAAAGCCAGCTGCGTGGCGCCGGCCAGGTCGTTCGACGCTCCTGTCGAGGCCTCGCCGATCACAATCAGTTCGGCGGATCTTCCGCCGAGTCTCACGGCCAGCGAATCGGTCAGGTAGCTCTCGGGATAGAGATGGCGCTCGGATTCAGGGAGTTGCTCCGTCACCCCGAGCGCCTGACCAGCCGGAAGGATGGTCACCTTGGCGACCGGATCCGCGTGCGGCGACAGCGCGGCGACGATCGCGTGGCCTGTTTCGTGGACGGCCACCGAATACTTCTCCTCGGGAAGCAGCGCGTTGGAGCTGTCCCTCCGGCCGAGGAGCACCCGGTCCCTCGCGGCGTCGAAGTCCGCCGCGCTGAGAACGGTCCGGGTGTCGCGTACGGCGTTGATCGCCGCCTCGTTGATCAGGTTCGCCAGATCGGCACCCGAGAAGCCGGGCGTCCCTCTGGCCACCACGTCGAGATCGACGTCCGGGCCGACGTGCTTGCCTTTGATGTGGACGTCGAGGATGGCTCGCCTCTCGGCAAGGTTCGGCAAAGGTATCTCGACTGTCCGGTCGAATCGCCCCGGCCTAAGCAAGGCGGGGTCCAGCGTCTCCGGCCGGTTCGTAGCCGCTATCACCACTACTCCGGTTGCGGGATCGAAGCCGTCCATCTCGGCGAGCAACTGGTTTAGCGTCTGCTCCCTCTCGTCGTTGGACGCGAAAACGCCACCGCCGCGCTTTCCTCCTATCGCGTCTATCTCGTCGATGAAGATGATCGAGGGAGCTCGTTTGCGAGCGTCTGCGAACAGGTCACGAACGCGCGACGCCCCAACTCCGACGAACAACTCGACGAAGCTCGATCCGGTTAGCGCGAGGAATGGGACTCCCGCTTCGCCCGCGACGGCGCGTGCGATCAACGTCTTACCGGTACCGGGCGGGCCCACCATCAAGACGCCCTTGGGACCGACGGCTCCCGCCTGCTCGTATCTCCCCGGGTTCTGAAGGAAGTCCACCACCTCACGCACTTCGTTCTTGGCGCTCCCGTAGCCGGCGACGTCGGCGAAGGTGGTGGTCGGCTTCTCTTCGTCGTAGACCTTGGCCCGAGACTGCCCGACACCCATGATCCCGCCGATACCCCCGGAGCCGCCGAGCGCGCTCCTAGTTCGTCGCCCTATCCACACGAAGAAGGCGATGAAGAGGACAAAGGGAAGCAGGTCGAGGATTATCGTCGCCGCCGACACACCGTTCGATGCTGTCGTAGCGCTGACGTTGACGTTGTGAGCGGCCAGCAACTGGGATAGATCGTTCTGTGGCGGAACCACAGGAATCTCCGACTTGTACTTCTGGCCGTTCGTGAGGGTTCCCGTCACTCCGCCGGACGCGTTGATGGTGGCGGTCTTGACCTGGTTCGAGGTCACGTGGGTGACGAAGTCCGTGTAGGTCAGCTTCTGCACGGAAGAAGATCTCGATGCCATCGTGTTGCTGATGAGCACCAGGGTG
This window of the Acidimicrobiales bacterium genome carries:
- a CDS encoding 5-oxoprolinase subunit PxpA — its product is MGRSIDLNADLGEGYPTDEAVLDVVSSASIACGFHAGTPLEMLNTARSAASRGVALGAHPSYFDREGFGRRDMDVPPDQLLAILAYQIGAMSSIAAAAGSALTFVKPHGGLYNRAAVDPSTAESVVDAVRLAGRGSLALLCPGGSTLAQKAESEGLPFFLESFADRAYRPDGTLLSRSEPGSVLTDPDLVAERAVRIATEGAVTACDGTVLPMKSDSICVHGDTPGAPTLARTIRMALEQAGVAVRSFTAS
- a CDS encoding urea amidolyase family protein; the protein is MEIEAVGDRALLVYVGHLDAVHRLWRLLRANPPPGTEEIVAGAETVLVIMRGASDVSAAVAPITSTPAAANETLKPNRFEIPVAYGGFDTGDVSAIGHLTSEDVARRHSEVEYKVAFLGFSPGFAYLAGGDPALRVPRLATPRTSVPAGSVALASEFTAVYPQSTPGGWRIIGRTDVSMFDPSCPEPALLSPGDLVRFQPVDEVGPPPGWRSPAQPSERDRYVRVLEAGPLATIQDDGRIGWAHVGVPRAGVADRRSARLANRLVGNDPSAPLLEATLSGPNLRMGCDRAVAVTGARAVVTVDGMPARLDTALQLRSGSELRIGRYDAGARIYVAFSGGIAMDPVLGSASTDTLSWLGPPPLQDGDQLALGDDHGARPVGPSGDREPTPVPRPGEVITIPARRGPGDKRVGEAGLEALGNSVFDVAATSDRTGVRLSGPLVSVDVRDELPSQGMLAGAVQLPPNGSPIVLLRNHPTTGGYPVAAIVTDDGVDRLAQCRPGVRIRFALQ
- a CDS encoding C40 family peptidase, producing MRGRGAIGGFLGVLLTALTACGAAVAPHGLARAGVGVAAVPDVRTSTIAQPSPVAPPGSSVPNQPDGTATRPGADRIPETETAGIPQPAWVAVPVLTVWERPDFVRPVDSPLLQAAPAVGKWIASMSYSQKLDLGPRMATQALLDDPLTVLDVEGDWAHVLVNDQTGSVYTHGIEGWVPTAQITFSRPSTSGLTATIKVPFARAGNLSLSYGTRLPVVGSSATSFEVSTPEGLLEVSKSDVSTGPVTSGGVPVLRQAEQFLGLPYLWAGTSAYGYDCSGLTYAVYRLFGVTLARDAADQAQQGTPVAKNALRPGDLVFFAAGGLVHHVAVYAGSGMMLDAPQTGGRVELVPLWNSYLSAQYAGARRYISS
- a CDS encoding PP2C family protein-serine/threonine phosphatase; the protein is MPTTNPSLAALPQLVRILSPLESMGDRGELARSVAEWILETVALGCRIHLREGDANHLVVDMGDRPSLADEVVDLAVQSGTTQVVPVGEKTWVVLPLSSGDNVLGALSIAIDGPAERVEARQVRDLGRVAAGLASAITEAAAHERATQISQALQKSLLPTALAVGSWFDLAARYVAGTADLRIGGDWYDSKAMTDGTVALAVGDVAGHGVEAAAQMGELRTAMAALRLVRSAPDDLISVVHTLTAEMGYFATALCARLDSTGNLLWASAGHLPPLVIHDDGQSEFLDMEQSPPLGAGYVKSVPINRHRLDLGDTVLLYTDGLVERRDVPIDTSLEMLVERIGGRDWSSTAELIDEVVRNRDQAETTGDDIAVLAARWRDHEYATRQSADARALTASG
- a CDS encoding GNAT family N-acetyltransferase, giving the protein MPDSGAEIAFRFASVDDVDAVVRLVESAYRGDSSRAGWTTEADLLDGQRTDAEQVGDMVRRTGSVIVLAERHAALCGCCHLEHVRSDRARFGMFAVRPELQGAGVGRLLLSEACRLAASWGAERLEMAVIKQRTDLIAWYRRLGFNPTGRTEPFPYGDDRFGRPRQLGLEFLVLEGECVGMAQRASPEL
- the ftsH gene encoding ATP-dependent zinc metalloprotease FtsH codes for the protein MSKIRHRSSPARSGPPQDRRPAPAPPPPPRWRPWLILIGLFITLVLISNTMASRSSSVQKLTYTDFVTHVTSNQVKTATINASGGVTGTLTNGQKYKSEIPVVPPQNDLSQLLAAHNVNVSATTASNGVSAATIILDLLPFVLFIAFFVWIGRRTRSALGGSGGIGGIMGVGQSRAKVYDEEKPTTTFADVAGYGSAKNEVREVVDFLQNPGRYEQAGAVGPKGVLMVGPPGTGKTLIARAVAGEAGVPFLALTGSSFVELFVGVGASRVRDLFADARKRAPSIIFIDEIDAIGGKRGGGVFASNDEREQTLNQLLAEMDGFDPATGVVVIAATNRPETLDPALLRPGRFDRTVEIPLPNLAERRAILDVHIKGKHVGPDVDLDVVARGTPGFSGADLANLINEAAINAVRDTRTVLSAADFDAARDRVLLGRRDSSNALLPEEKYSVAVHETGHAIVAALSPHADPVAKVTILPAGQALGVTEQLPESERHLYPESYLTDSLAVRLGGRSAELIVIGEASTGASNDLAGATQLALRMVREWGLSDRVGPIGYSSDGPGYLGESGLTARPYAESTQRAIDEEVARLLRDAQDRATTLLSAHREELDKVVQLLLEKETIDGSQLLEILGGSGDRAPAEKIPTAT